In Streptomyces sp. NBC_00569, a single genomic region encodes these proteins:
- a CDS encoding YncE family protein: protein MERTSLVELPRRHRPEVQKAHQGVARLLSHVRMWMLALVVATAGGVPPAAVATPAAARAAVDTIPVGDNPLGVTVSPLGNRVYVANAGDDSVSVIGRPSNTVLATIPVGDSPAGVTVGGLGTLLYVTNQGSDSVSVISTLTNRVVTTITVGDTPRGVAVGGLGTRLYVVNADSDTVSVINTLTNTVIATIPVGDTPAGAAMGRAGTRLYVTNASSDTVSVINTLTNTVIATVPVGHNPLGVTVSRDGTRLYAGNLLGNSVSVINTITNSVVTTVPAADGPGAVTASPTKNRLYVVHGGSGTVTEIDSDTYAVIRTVPVGDSPGGVAVSPDGKSVYVTSQNDDTVTAIAT from the coding sequence ATGGAGCGGACATCGCTGGTCGAGCTGCCTCGCCGGCACCGGCCAGAAGTACAGAAGGCACACCAGGGGGTGGCCCGGCTGCTTTCGCACGTGCGGATGTGGATGCTCGCGTTGGTCGTGGCGACGGCCGGCGGAGTTCCGCCGGCCGCGGTGGCCACCCCTGCGGCCGCCCGTGCCGCGGTCGACACGATCCCGGTCGGCGACAACCCACTTGGCGTGACGGTGAGCCCGCTGGGGAACCGCGTGTACGTGGCCAACGCAGGTGACGACTCGGTGTCGGTGATCGGCAGGCCCAGCAACACAGTGCTCGCGACCATCCCGGTCGGCGACTCCCCGGCCGGGGTGACTGTGGGCGGGCTCGGGACCCTCCTCTACGTGACCAACCAGGGTTCGGACTCGGTGTCGGTGATCAGCACCCTCACCAACAGGGTGGTCACGACGATTACGGTCGGCGACACCCCGCGAGGAGTCGCCGTGGGCGGGCTCGGTACTCGCCTCTACGTGGTCAACGCGGACTCGGACACGGTGTCGGTGATCAACACCCTCACCAACACGGTGATCGCAACCATCCCGGTCGGCGACACCCCGGCGGGGGCGGCGATGGGCCGGGCCGGAACCCGCCTCTACGTGACCAACGCGAGCTCGGACACGGTCTCGGTGATCAACACCCTCACCAACACGGTGATCGCGACCGTCCCGGTGGGCCACAACCCACTTGGCGTGACGGTGAGCCGGGACGGAACTCGTCTCTACGCAGGGAACCTTCTTGGGAACTCGGTGTCGGTGATCAACACGATCACCAACTCCGTGGTCACGACCGTCCCGGCCGCTGACGGTCCGGGCGCGGTGACGGCAAGCCCCACCAAGAACCGCCTCTACGTGGTCCACGGGGGCTCGGGCACGGTGACGGAGATCGACTCGGACACCTACGCGGTGATCAGGACCGTCCCCGTCGGCGACAGCCCGGGTGGGGTGGCGGTGAGCCCGGACGGCAAGAGCGTCTACGTCACCAGCCAGAACGATGACACGGTGACGGCAATCGCCACGTAG
- a CDS encoding SMP-30/gluconolactonase/LRE family protein, giving the protein MTMFRTPRALAGLAVLGLLALTGCGTQTAGHTATPASKPASSGEGRSIRATQLAHVTDVHEATGMTLLEGPVLIGDGSLYVVDVTAPPGEPKLISVDVVTGKHEGVYTDKTGAYTSAQISPHDHRVYLTDFATGSIVSVAQDGSRPRTFFSGDVDGSRMTPDDIAFDDEGNVYVSDAHGTEPDETDGRIVRIDRDGTKTTVLADGLAQPNGVMFDPELRGLWISELSEDTVSYLLLDADKTAVTSQHEAIHVDGGLAQTDSIAVDADGNLYQALHGRPAIAVYSEYGARLATVEVPAAKSEGLKSATNVAIAPGDTKAYMTVSGPAGGYVFGFTALAKGIRQSNGG; this is encoded by the coding sequence ATGACCATGTTCCGTACGCCCCGTGCCTTGGCGGGTCTGGCCGTCCTCGGCCTCCTGGCCCTGACCGGGTGCGGCACCCAGACTGCCGGCCACACCGCCACCCCGGCCTCGAAACCCGCGTCGTCCGGCGAGGGCAGAAGCATCCGGGCCACCCAGCTCGCGCACGTGACCGACGTGCACGAGGCCACCGGCATGACCCTGCTTGAGGGCCCGGTCCTGATCGGGGACGGCAGCCTGTACGTCGTCGACGTCACGGCACCTCCGGGCGAGCCCAAGCTCATCTCCGTCGATGTGGTCACCGGCAAGCACGAAGGCGTCTACACCGACAAGACCGGCGCCTACACCTCCGCGCAGATCAGTCCGCACGACCACCGCGTGTACCTGACCGACTTCGCCACCGGTTCGATCGTCAGCGTCGCGCAGGACGGCTCGCGGCCGCGCACGTTCTTCTCGGGTGACGTCGACGGCTCCAGAATGACGCCGGACGACATCGCCTTCGACGACGAGGGCAACGTGTACGTGAGCGACGCGCACGGCACGGAGCCGGACGAGACCGACGGCCGCATCGTGCGCATCGACCGTGACGGCACGAAGACCACCGTCCTCGCCGACGGGCTCGCCCAGCCCAACGGAGTGATGTTCGATCCCGAACTGCGCGGCCTCTGGATCAGCGAGCTCTCCGAGGACACCGTCTCCTACCTGCTGCTCGACGCCGACAAGACCGCGGTGACCTCCCAGCACGAAGCCATCCACGTCGACGGCGGCCTGGCCCAGACCGACTCCATCGCCGTGGACGCCGACGGCAACCTCTACCAGGCGCTGCACGGCCGGCCCGCCATCGCCGTGTACAGCGAGTACGGAGCGCGTCTGGCCACTGTCGAGGTTCCCGCCGCGAAATCCGAGGGTCTGAAGTCGGCGACCAACGTCGCGATCGCTCCGGGAGACACGAAGGCCTACATGACCGTCAGCGGCCCCGCCGGCGGGTACGTCTTCGGGTTCACCGCACTGGCCAAGGGCATCCGCCAGTCCAACGGCGGATGA
- a CDS encoding SpoIIE family protein phosphatase: MADADPYLGTRASDSAVLEALFTQAPLGLFLLDEHLRVRRYNTSSRGLRGMAAERVLGRTLEEVSSGFDTTELGVLVRETLRTGQSVLRHTLKGTPATRPDEDLTVSVSMFRVDDAADGQPGVLMAVEDVTEREAARARLDLLYDTRRTVGTTLDATTTARELAGVLVPALADAVTVHILDAVLRGEPHRGEPAEAGEPLRRAAYLNGPDAHAAERDRILETLPLATPFTRSLEDTTPRLVSRLDTEGVWPPELSEHARALPTAGVHSLMAVPLVVPDAVLGVVTLYRSERPQPYTQQDLDLVVQVASRAALGIDHASSYARERNTATALQRHLLPSRTPELTTVETAHLYLPVRAGGDWFDVIELSGARVGLVVGEVVGHGIEVAAMMGRLRTALRTLAELDLEPDELLTHIDEIAARLASENIADELGHDGAIPAGGRVATCAYAVYDPVKRRLTLASAGHPAPLLVSPEGEVATVDVDTGPALGTAHGTYETATHSLDDGAVLCLYTDGLLAGSEEAADTLRRVLTHQDRALSETADAVAHALADDQADDDAVMLLARARGLSDDQAAHWDLPSDPSVVGAARSLAGRQLAAWGLEDMAFQTELIISELVTNAIRYGEGPVSLRLIRDRHLTCEVTDGSNTSPHMRRAHDTDEGGRGLYLVMSMSHRWGTRYAARGKTVWSQQSLPGRPDDGAASPW, encoded by the coding sequence GTGGCGGACGCCGACCCCTACCTCGGCACGAGAGCATCGGACTCGGCCGTGCTGGAGGCCTTGTTCACGCAGGCACCGCTCGGCCTCTTCCTTCTCGACGAACACCTGCGCGTGCGTCGCTACAACACATCGTCCCGTGGGCTGCGCGGCATGGCCGCCGAGCGGGTACTCGGGCGGACGCTCGAAGAGGTGAGTTCGGGCTTCGACACCACGGAGCTCGGTGTCCTCGTTCGGGAGACGCTCCGCACCGGTCAGTCCGTGCTGCGGCACACCTTGAAGGGCACGCCGGCCACTCGACCGGACGAGGACCTGACGGTCTCGGTGTCCATGTTCCGCGTGGACGACGCGGCTGACGGGCAGCCCGGTGTGCTGATGGCGGTCGAGGACGTGACCGAACGTGAGGCGGCCCGGGCGCGGCTCGATCTCCTCTACGACACTCGCCGGACCGTCGGCACGACGCTGGACGCGACGACGACGGCCCGTGAACTGGCGGGCGTGCTGGTGCCGGCCCTCGCCGACGCGGTGACGGTGCACATCCTGGATGCGGTACTGCGTGGTGAGCCTCACCGTGGGGAACCGGCCGAGGCCGGAGAACCGCTGCGGCGGGCGGCCTATTTGAACGGGCCCGACGCACATGCCGCCGAACGAGACAGGATTCTTGAGACCCTGCCCCTCGCCACCCCCTTCACGCGGAGCCTCGAGGACACCACGCCCCGCCTGGTCTCGCGGCTGGACACCGAGGGGGTCTGGCCCCCCGAGCTGTCCGAGCACGCCCGCGCACTCCCCACCGCGGGCGTCCACTCGCTGATGGCGGTGCCCCTCGTCGTACCCGATGCCGTGCTCGGTGTCGTCACGCTCTACCGCTCGGAGCGGCCCCAGCCGTACACCCAGCAGGATCTCGATCTGGTGGTGCAGGTCGCCTCCCGGGCTGCCCTCGGCATCGACCACGCGTCGAGCTACGCACGGGAGCGGAACACGGCCACGGCCCTCCAGCGGCATTTGCTGCCGAGCCGTACGCCGGAACTGACCACCGTCGAGACGGCGCATCTGTACCTGCCCGTGAGAGCGGGCGGGGACTGGTTCGACGTGATCGAACTGTCCGGAGCCCGGGTCGGACTCGTCGTCGGCGAGGTCGTCGGACACGGGATCGAGGTCGCCGCCATGATGGGGCGCCTCCGTACCGCCTTGCGCACGCTCGCCGAACTCGACCTGGAGCCGGACGAGTTGCTGACCCATATCGACGAGATCGCTGCCCGGCTCGCCAGTGAGAACATCGCCGACGAGTTGGGCCACGATGGCGCCATCCCTGCCGGCGGACGGGTGGCCACCTGCGCGTACGCCGTTTACGACCCGGTGAAGCGCCGCCTGACCCTCGCCTCCGCCGGGCACCCCGCCCCGCTGCTCGTCTCGCCGGAAGGAGAAGTCGCCACCGTGGACGTCGACACGGGCCCCGCGCTCGGCACGGCCCACGGCACGTACGAGACAGCCACGCACAGCCTCGACGACGGCGCCGTCCTCTGCCTGTACACCGACGGACTGCTCGCGGGCAGCGAGGAGGCGGCCGACACGCTCCGACGGGTTCTCACCCACCAGGACCGCGCACTGTCCGAGACGGCCGATGCCGTCGCCCATGCCCTGGCCGACGATCAGGCCGACGACGACGCCGTGATGCTCCTGGCACGCGCCCGCGGCCTGTCGGATGACCAGGCGGCTCACTGGGACCTGCCGTCCGACCCCTCGGTGGTCGGCGCGGCGAGGTCTCTCGCCGGACGACAGCTGGCTGCCTGGGGGCTGGAGGACATGGCGTTCCAAACGGAACTGATCATCAGTGAGCTGGTGACGAATGCCATCCGATACGGCGAGGGCCCGGTGAGTCTCCGGCTCATCCGGGACCGGCATCTCACGTGCGAGGTCACCGACGGAAGCAACACCTCGCCACACATGCGCCGTGCCCACGACACCGACGAGGGCGGCCGAGGGCTGTATCTCGTGATGAGCATGAGCCACCGCTGGGGCACGCGCTACGCCGCACGCGGCAAGACGGTCTGGTCGCAGCAGTCCCTTCCCGGCCGGCCCGATGACGGGGCTGCATCGCCATGGTGA
- a CDS encoding DmpA family aminopeptidase yields MSRPRDLGIAPGVLTPGQWNSLTDVPGVRVGHLTLDHDDAELPVRTGVTVVVPATGSAFREKPAAGLEVVNGFGKAAGLSQIAELGVLETPLALTNTLGVGAAFEGLARHSLDEHPEIGVSTGTVNPAVFECNDGWLNDIRGLHVRPQHVLEALRAASDGPVPEGAVGAGTGMVAFGWKAGIGSSSRVVEAGDGSCFTLGALVLANFGVAEDLTVLGTPVGRSLTPQQAEEQAEFARGAGSCVVLLATDAPADARQLRRIAKRATVGLARTGGIVQHGSGEYALAWSTTHRIPHRPSDAIRASSALAEDGPLMDLFFRAAAEATEEAVLGALFAAHPVTGVRGHHAPALPADRVAHLASPERRRTPETPTHTP; encoded by the coding sequence ATGTCTCGACCTCGCGACCTGGGCATCGCCCCAGGGGTGCTGACTCCCGGGCAGTGGAACTCCCTCACCGATGTACCGGGCGTCCGCGTCGGACACCTGACGCTCGATCACGACGACGCGGAGCTCCCGGTGCGTACCGGGGTGACGGTCGTCGTCCCGGCGACCGGCTCCGCGTTCCGCGAGAAGCCGGCTGCCGGCCTGGAGGTCGTCAACGGATTCGGGAAGGCCGCGGGCCTGAGCCAGATCGCCGAACTCGGTGTCCTGGAGACACCATTGGCGCTCACGAACACACTCGGTGTCGGCGCCGCCTTCGAGGGGCTGGCCCGGCATTCGCTGGACGAGCACCCCGAGATCGGAGTCTCCACAGGCACCGTCAACCCGGCGGTCTTCGAGTGCAACGACGGCTGGCTCAACGACATCCGGGGCCTGCACGTGCGCCCGCAGCATGTTCTGGAGGCGCTGCGGGCGGCGTCCGACGGTCCTGTACCCGAAGGGGCGGTGGGCGCGGGCACCGGGATGGTGGCCTTCGGCTGGAAAGCCGGCATCGGCTCCAGTTCCCGTGTCGTGGAGGCGGGCGACGGCTCATGCTTCACCCTGGGCGCCCTGGTCCTCGCCAACTTCGGCGTGGCCGAGGACCTGACCGTGCTCGGCACGCCGGTGGGCCGGTCCCTCACCCCACAACAGGCGGAAGAACAGGCAGAGTTCGCACGCGGCGCCGGTTCGTGTGTCGTCCTGCTCGCCACGGACGCCCCGGCCGACGCCCGCCAACTGCGCCGCATCGCGAAGCGTGCCACGGTCGGACTGGCCCGTACCGGTGGCATCGTCCAGCACGGCAGCGGCGAATACGCGCTGGCCTGGTCGACGACACACCGCATCCCGCACCGGCCCTCGGATGCGATCCGCGCGTCCTCGGCACTGGCCGAGGACGGACCGCTCATGGACCTGTTCTTCCGGGCCGCTGCCGAGGCCACCGAAGAAGCCGTCCTCGGGGCCCTGTTCGCCGCACATCCGGTGACCGGGGTACGGGGCCACCACGCCCCCGCCCTTCCCGCGGACCGTGTCGCTCACCTCGCGAGCCCCGAACGTCGCCGTACGCCGGAGACCCCGACGCACACGCCGTAG
- a CDS encoding SDR family NAD(P)-dependent oxidoreductase: MSNLTPNSPLRDWLSDPAAGQVLRGLVASQGQSEQALAPALGLPLEQLVKMSGGKFPSELVDVLVTAAETGRVPEGLPTAPPTDTAAAAEPDLGVEIGAPEPWTEQITPGRFSGQTVVVTGAASGIGKAVASRIVREGGRVIAVDVSADGLAALAADLGEAVVPLTADITVPASADSVLAAVGGRVDALANVAGVMDDDAAVHEVDDTIWDRVMRINVDGPMRLMRAVVPGMLAAGGGRIVNIVSEAALRGSAAGAAYTTSKHALVGLTKSSAYQYAGTGVQVNAVAPGAVATGIHVPAAAPYGSARTAKMRVAIPGLAMAEELAASITFLLSKDAVNLNGAILPSDGGWSAA, translated from the coding sequence ATGTCGAACCTCACCCCCAATTCCCCGCTGCGCGACTGGCTGTCGGACCCTGCCGCCGGGCAGGTCCTGCGCGGTCTTGTGGCCTCCCAGGGGCAGAGCGAGCAGGCCCTGGCCCCCGCCCTCGGCCTGCCGTTGGAGCAGCTCGTGAAGATGTCCGGCGGGAAGTTCCCGTCGGAGCTCGTGGACGTGCTGGTCACCGCCGCCGAGACCGGCCGGGTCCCCGAGGGCCTGCCCACCGCTCCCCCGACCGACACCGCAGCGGCCGCGGAGCCCGACCTGGGCGTCGAGATAGGCGCCCCCGAGCCCTGGACCGAACAGATCACGCCCGGTCGCTTCAGCGGCCAGACCGTCGTCGTCACCGGGGCCGCCTCCGGCATCGGAAAGGCCGTCGCCTCGCGCATCGTGCGAGAGGGCGGCCGCGTGATCGCCGTCGACGTCTCCGCCGACGGCCTCGCGGCCCTTGCCGCCGACCTGGGCGAGGCGGTCGTGCCCCTCACCGCCGACATCACCGTGCCCGCGTCCGCCGACTCCGTCCTGGCTGCCGTCGGCGGTCGCGTGGATGCCCTGGCGAACGTCGCCGGCGTCATGGACGACGACGCCGCAGTGCACGAGGTCGACGACACCATCTGGGATCGCGTCATGCGCATCAACGTCGACGGCCCCATGCGCCTGATGCGCGCCGTCGTGCCGGGCATGCTCGCCGCCGGCGGAGGCCGCATCGTCAACATCGTCTCCGAGGCCGCCCTGCGCGGCTCGGCCGCCGGCGCCGCCTACACCACCTCCAAGCACGCCTTGGTGGGCCTGACGAAATCGTCGGCCTACCAGTACGCGGGCACCGGCGTGCAGGTCAACGCCGTCGCCCCGGGCGCGGTGGCCACCGGAATCCACGTCCCCGCCGCCGCCCCGTACGGCTCGGCCCGCACCGCGAAGATGCGCGTCGCGATCCCCGGCCTCGCCATGGCCGAGGAGCTGGCCGCGTCGATCACGTTCCTGCTCAGCAAGGACGCGGTGAACCTCAACGGCGCGATCCTGCCCTCCGACGGCGGCTGGTCGGCCGCCTGA
- a CDS encoding YceI family protein — protein sequence MGIFSRRQSATIEPTPAAGPRTPFPGAETTGAALDPALRALTGQWTIDRPHSRIGFSVRHAMVTTVRGAFADYDSTLYFDGACPSQSRAEITIRVASVDTGVEQRDAHLIGTDFFDARRFPEMTFRSTSATHEGGESFRMTGDLTIRQVTRPVELQLDYLGSVVDPFGYERAGFDATTTIDRTQWGLVYNQRLEAGGTMVSEKVRLQFDISAIRATPLA from the coding sequence ATGGGTATCTTCAGCCGTCGCCAGAGCGCGACCATCGAGCCGACGCCTGCTGCCGGCCCCCGTACGCCCTTCCCGGGCGCCGAGACCACCGGCGCCGCGCTCGATCCCGCCCTTCGCGCACTGACCGGGCAATGGACCATCGACCGCCCGCACAGCCGCATCGGCTTCTCCGTACGACACGCCATGGTCACCACTGTGCGCGGCGCCTTCGCCGACTACGACAGCACCCTGTACTTCGACGGAGCCTGCCCCTCCCAGTCCCGGGCCGAAATCACCATCCGGGTCGCCAGCGTCGACACCGGCGTCGAACAGCGCGACGCCCACCTCATCGGCACCGACTTCTTCGACGCTCGCCGCTTCCCGGAGATGACCTTCCGCAGCACCTCCGCCACCCATGAAGGCGGAGAGAGCTTCCGCATGACGGGCGACCTGACCATCCGCCAAGTCACCCGCCCCGTCGAACTCCAACTCGACTACCTCGGCTCGGTAGTCGACCCCTTCGGCTACGAACGAGCCGGATTCGACGCCACCACCACCATCGACCGCACCCAATGGGGCCTCGTCTACAACCAACGCCTCGAGGCCGGCGGGACCATGGTGAGTGAGAAGGTCCGGCTGCAGTTCGACATCTCCGCGATCCGCGCCACCCCCCTCGCATAG
- a CDS encoding TetR/AcrR family transcriptional regulator, with translation MRGGRAGSDRGGAAGQGRPANQGRRVAARNRAALIAAAREVFAEQGLNAPLSAVARRAGVGQGSLYRHFADRFALASAVLDENVQQIERAGAEPGASLKGVLGVVTWHLTRSTAFVDLLRVRGDGEQARALSERVRGVLARCLPARHRLSADDVMLAVAMVSGAVAGPTPAERERVALAAWQLLGVEVGPLRPCEEVVDV, from the coding sequence GTGCGCGGCGGCCGCGCGGGTTCCGACCGCGGCGGAGCTGCCGGCCAGGGCCGCCCGGCCAACCAGGGGCGGCGGGTCGCGGCCCGCAACCGGGCCGCTCTCATCGCCGCCGCCCGCGAGGTCTTCGCCGAGCAGGGCCTGAACGCCCCGTTGTCCGCCGTCGCTCGCCGCGCGGGGGTGGGGCAGGGCAGTCTCTACCGGCACTTCGCCGACCGTTTCGCATTGGCCTCCGCCGTTCTGGACGAGAACGTCCAGCAGATCGAGCGGGCCGGCGCCGAGCCGGGCGCGAGTCTCAAGGGTGTTCTGGGCGTGGTCACTTGGCACCTGACCCGCTCGACGGCGTTCGTCGACCTGTTGCGTGTGCGCGGCGACGGCGAGCAGGCCCGCGCGCTGTCCGAGCGCGTCCGCGGTGTCCTGGCCCGGTGTCTGCCTGCCAGGCATCGGCTGTCCGCCGACGACGTCATGCTCGCCGTCGCGATGGTCTCCGGCGCCGTCGCCGGCCCCACCCCGGCGGAACGGGAGCGCGTCGCCCTGGCTGCCTGGCAACTGCTCGGCGTCGAGGTGGGGCCGCTGCGACCCTGCGAGGAGGTCGTCGACGTGTGA